The following proteins are co-located in the Candidatus Bathyarchaeota archaeon genome:
- a CDS encoding rhomboid family intramembrane serine protease, with the protein MKKTNFLIIICTLVSLFYWYDVYSNFAEEYLVYSGSRLAQGALWTPVTSLFIHFDPIHLISNMVFLYVFGRIVEEDAGAKLTMTAFLVGGVGSLIISSFYYGFNVPMIGASGAIFTLSAAAMLIKPLKSSWLFFFMPLGLVAILFFILNVLAVSMNLGGNVGYIAHVTGFLLGIPFGIALSKGKWAKNLSVTILLLIAFLVIIYLIQFFLNFF; encoded by the coding sequence TTGAAAAAGACAAATTTCCTGATAATCATCTGCACATTGGTTAGTCTCTTCTATTGGTATGATGTATATTCAAACTTTGCAGAAGAATATCTAGTTTACAGTGGAAGCAGATTGGCACAAGGTGCGTTATGGACTCCTGTCACATCTCTTTTTATACATTTTGATCCAATACACCTGATAAGTAACATGGTTTTTCTCTATGTTTTCGGGAGGATAGTCGAAGAAGACGCAGGTGCAAAACTGACAATGACAGCTTTTCTCGTAGGAGGAGTTGGCTCTCTTATAATTAGCTCATTTTACTATGGATTCAACGTTCCAATGATTGGAGCCTCTGGAGCCATCTTCACCTTGTCTGCTGCAGCAATGCTTATCAAACCGTTAAAATCGTCATGGCTTTTCTTTTTCATGCCCCTAGGCTTGGTAGCGATTTTGTTCTTTATTCTTAATGTTCTCGCGGTGAGCATGAACTTAGGTGGGAATGTAGGATACATAGCTCATGTCACAGGTTTCCTCCTAGGGATTCCTTTTGGCATAGCGTTGAGTAAAGGTAAATGGGCAAAGAACTTAAGCGTTACAATTCTGTTGCTCATTGCCTTCTTGGTTATAATTTATCTAATCCAATTCTTTCTCAATTTCTTTTGA
- a CDS encoding DUF4332 domain-containing protein, whose protein sequence is MTSKKALAVWILIIFAFLAILGTLHGWILWQVEGVNVVAFSSFSLEVTTYFIATLTTTFFFIGAVCYVVFRGESMELPLYQLSKDFEEQLDVKCEEIKTSTEEALAKLGLREFQLKESMKVLQKKFGELDNKLKESMETHEKILKATQKKLLKMEHKISKIQTAQKELPKLRKKLQAIEIVEKNLKSIKEIIAKFDSIPEPYITSTNEIRVLEGKILKPGTVRQLKLNGIKKIEDLLLKSPLEIALTKTMTEGEAKSLQSIMQLLMIPGVHHEDAVLLLKSGVNSKQELALQDTFSLGARVAKTVELYVKEGKIKEDEKPTLEEIASWIRLAKTQ, encoded by the coding sequence TTGACTTCCAAAAAAGCCCTCGCAGTTTGGATACTTATTATATTCGCTTTCTTAGCCATCTTAGGCACATTGCATGGGTGGATCTTGTGGCAGGTTGAAGGCGTCAATGTTGTCGCATTTTCTTCATTCTCATTAGAGGTCACTACCTACTTCATCGCAACCCTAACAACCACTTTCTTTTTCATCGGAGCAGTGTGCTACGTAGTTTTTCGCGGCGAATCGATGGAGTTGCCATTATACCAACTAAGCAAGGATTTTGAGGAACAACTTGATGTGAAATGTGAGGAAATCAAAACTTCAACCGAGGAGGCTCTAGCAAAGCTTGGGCTGAGAGAATTCCAATTGAAAGAGAGTATGAAAGTCCTGCAGAAGAAGTTTGGAGAATTGGACAATAAACTGAAAGAAAGCATGGAAACCCACGAAAAAATCCTCAAAGCAACGCAAAAGAAACTCCTGAAAATGGAACATAAAATAAGCAAAATTCAAACTGCCCAAAAAGAGTTGCCAAAGTTAAGGAAGAAGTTACAAGCCATAGAGATTGTAGAAAAAAACTTGAAAAGCATAAAAGAGATTATAGCGAAATTTGATTCTATTCCTGAGCCTTATATAACTAGCACTAACGAAATTCGTGTACTCGAAGGAAAGATATTGAAACCAGGTACAGTTCGACAGCTAAAGCTGAATGGCATAAAAAAAATCGAAGACTTACTATTGAAGAGCCCTCTCGAAATAGCGCTGACAAAAACTATGACTGAGGGTGAAGCAAAAAGCTTGCAAAGTATAATGCAATTGTTAATGATCCCAGGAGTTCATCATGAAGATGCGGTGCTTCTCTTAAAAAGTGGAGTAAATTCTAAGCAAGAACTGGCGCTTCAGGATACTTTTAGTCTTGGCGCCAGAGTAGCAAAGACTGTTGAGCTTTACGTGAAAGAGGGAAAAATCAAAGAAGACGAAAAACCCACTTTGGAAGAAATCGCTTCATGGATCAGATTGGCAAAAACGCAATGA
- a CDS encoding class I SAM-dependent methyltransferase → MAYKASPRFYGLFASENDVPYYKELGLQYGNALEVGVGTARVALELARARVEVWGIDNSLHMLKVARNKLKKETEAVRKRLNSLKQT, encoded by the coding sequence ATGGCTTACAAAGCCTCCCCACGCTTTTACGGCCTCTTTGCCAGCGAAAACGATGTTCCCTACTACAAAGAGTTAGGACTGCAGTATGGAAACGCTTTAGAAGTAGGTGTAGGCACAGCCAGAGTAGCCTTAGAATTAGCAAGAGCACGTGTAGAAGTTTGGGGCATCGATAATTCGCTCCACATGCTGAAAGTAGCAAGAAATAAGCTGAAAAAAGAGACAGAGGCGGTGCGAAAACGATTAAACTCTTTGAAGCAGACATGA
- a CDS encoding molybdenum cofactor biosynthesis protein MoaE, with translation MTRKTGVHKKGTIKLTNIIQTAKANKNFHKAGAIALFIGVVRGETKNKEKVKTLELEAYKEKANEVLENICNDLNKKEGIIDVQIHHLLGNFEVSEELVYVLVAGAHRNKVFPILREAVERYKKEAPIFKKEYVINKEGRTKSYWVSEREHKINSH, from the coding sequence TTGACAAGAAAAACAGGAGTTCACAAAAAGGGAACCATAAAACTCACAAACATCATTCAAACCGCAAAAGCAAACAAAAACTTCCACAAAGCAGGCGCCATCGCACTATTCATCGGCGTTGTCAGAGGCGAAACCAAAAACAAAGAAAAAGTCAAAACTCTTGAACTAGAAGCATACAAAGAAAAAGCCAACGAGGTCCTAGAAAACATCTGCAACGACCTAAACAAAAAAGAAGGAATAATCGACGTTCAAATCCATCACCTACTCGGCAACTTTGAAGTCAGCGAAGAACTCGTCTATGTCCTAGTCGCAGGAGCACACAGAAATAAAGTATTTCCCATCTTGCGGGAAGCGGTGGAACGGTACAAAAAAGAGGCCCCCATCTTCAAAAAAGAATACGTAATCAACAAAGAAGGAAGAACAAAATCCTACTGGGTCAGCGAACGAGAACACAAAATAAACAGTCACTGA
- a CDS encoding type II/IV secretion system ATPase subunit produces MLKNKGEKTVEKTQQKIRKKQLSVFRQVYSVQEPYAYAAIVKDPKTHKISYKVIEPTLLEEEAEMLKEIKGILMEEIDVNLKEIDTREKASEYLKQKIQEVIKNYRLKIAEEAIDKLMYYIVRDFVCYGKIDPLMKDRMVEDISADGVNIPIYVWHREYESLPTNIIFEDESELNSFIVRLAYLSGKSISMASPMLDASLPDGSRIQLTYGNEITRRGSTFTIRRFRVDPLTISDLIGFNTLSSGMAAYFWYAIENRASVLVAGGVASGKTTVLNCLSMFIKPELKIVSVEDTAELNLPHENWIPSIVRASFGCGEEGPGAITLFDLLKAAVRQRPDFIIVGEVRGAEAYTLFQAMATGHLGMSTIHAESVDSVVHRLESEPMNIPRSLLAMIDVVTIQVRTEIDDKPARRTSAVTEVVALDPGTKELLTNDVFKWDIRSDSFKYTGRSHILERNMEKTGISVEEIRGELERRKAVLEWMVRKNIRKYTEVANVIREYYANPDRMYRKARMGS; encoded by the coding sequence ATGCTGAAAAACAAAGGTGAAAAAACAGTGGAAAAAACACAACAAAAAATCAGAAAAAAACAGCTTTCGGTATTCAGACAGGTCTACTCCGTTCAAGAGCCATATGCATACGCCGCCATAGTAAAAGATCCCAAAACCCATAAAATCAGCTATAAAGTAATCGAACCAACACTGCTTGAAGAAGAAGCTGAAATGCTTAAGGAAATAAAAGGCATTTTGATGGAAGAAATCGATGTAAACTTAAAAGAAATTGACACAAGAGAAAAAGCTTCAGAATATCTGAAACAAAAAATCCAAGAAGTCATCAAGAATTATCGCCTAAAAATTGCTGAAGAGGCTATAGACAAACTAATGTACTACATTGTACGCGACTTTGTTTGTTATGGAAAAATTGACCCTTTAATGAAAGACCGCATGGTTGAAGATATTTCTGCAGACGGCGTCAATATTCCGATCTATGTTTGGCATCGCGAATACGAATCTCTACCCACCAACATAATTTTCGAAGATGAAAGCGAGTTAAACTCTTTCATTGTGAGATTAGCGTACCTTTCCGGCAAAAGCATCTCCATGGCATCTCCCATGCTAGACGCGTCTCTTCCAGACGGAAGTCGCATTCAACTAACATATGGAAACGAAATCACCAGACGTGGCTCAACATTTACAATACGACGCTTCCGTGTCGACCCCCTCACGATTTCGGACCTAATAGGCTTCAACACGTTATCGTCTGGAATGGCTGCCTATTTTTGGTATGCGATAGAAAATAGGGCATCTGTTCTGGTAGCGGGAGGGGTGGCTTCCGGCAAAACAACTGTTCTTAACTGCCTATCTATGTTTATTAAGCCAGAGTTAAAAATTGTAAGTGTAGAAGACACTGCTGAACTTAACTTACCTCATGAAAATTGGATACCCTCTATTGTACGAGCGAGTTTTGGATGTGGAGAGGAAGGCCCAGGTGCCATAACATTATTTGATCTTCTAAAAGCGGCAGTACGTCAGCGTCCCGACTTCATAATCGTAGGTGAAGTGAGAGGTGCAGAAGCATATACATTGTTCCAAGCTATGGCGACAGGTCATCTGGGTATGAGCACAATCCACGCTGAGTCGGTGGACTCAGTTGTGCACAGGCTGGAATCTGAGCCCATGAACATACCGAGGTCTCTACTGGCTATGATTGACGTTGTGACAATCCAGGTAAGGACAGAAATTGATGATAAGCCTGCAAGGCGAACCTCAGCTGTGACCGAGGTTGTTGCTCTTGATCCTGGGACAAAAGAACTGCTTACGAATGACGTGTTCAAGTGGGACATTAGGAGTGACTCCTTCAAATACACAGGGCGAAGTCATATTTTGGAAAGAAACATGGAAAAAACAGGAATTAGTGTAGAAGAGATTCGTGGAGAACTGGAAAGAAGAAAAGCTGTTCTGGAGTGGATGGTTCGAAAAAACATACGAAAATACACCGAAGTCGCCAACGTTATCCGAGAATACTACGCAAACCCTGATCGAATGTATAGAAAGGCAAGGATGGGCAGCTAA
- a CDS encoding type II secretion system F family protein, whose protein sequence is MSFTRLKKSVNQIRQRIMDKIRLKISSPLSHFGQSTENIEQTKWKPELFAYHLLGERTNRFLPLFRDMVIGLHRSGMKISFKPYVSLTLLTSLVVTVFTMFFVPSTLHLILQIEFFPSLLFGVGGGLLAGAITIICFYIYPVYRADNIKRNLDDSMSFATGYLAILAGAGIPPAKMFRALSNIPQRLAVVDESRIIVRDVELFGADIITALENASRRTPSERFRELLEGFIATIYSGGNLMSYLLDRSRQNMKLKNITLRKFSDTLGVLSEFYVTLLVAGPLIFVVMLSVMAMLGGAGFGIMNPTLLLMLLTYIVLPVGSVIFIIILDALTPRW, encoded by the coding sequence ATGAGCTTTACTCGTCTTAAGAAGTCAGTAAACCAGATACGCCAACGCATTATGGACAAAATTCGCTTAAAAATTTCTTCGCCCCTAAGTCACTTTGGCCAATCAACGGAGAATATAGAGCAAACAAAGTGGAAGCCTGAACTTTTCGCTTACCATCTTTTGGGAGAAAGAACAAATCGTTTTTTACCTTTATTCAGAGACATGGTTATTGGTCTGCATAGATCTGGCATGAAGATAAGTTTTAAGCCCTACGTCAGCCTTACTCTTCTAACTAGCCTAGTAGTTACTGTTTTCACAATGTTTTTTGTTCCTTCAACATTGCATCTTATCCTACAGATAGAGTTCTTTCCATCCCTTCTTTTTGGCGTAGGTGGTGGTTTGCTTGCGGGCGCTATAACTATCATTTGCTTTTACATTTATCCTGTTTACCGAGCCGACAATATTAAACGAAACTTAGATGATAGCATGTCTTTTGCAACGGGTTATTTGGCAATTCTAGCAGGTGCAGGCATACCGCCTGCCAAAATGTTTCGCGCTCTCTCAAATATTCCTCAGAGATTGGCTGTCGTTGATGAGTCAAGAATCATCGTTCGAGATGTGGAACTTTTTGGTGCAGACATAATCACTGCTTTAGAGAATGCGTCAAGACGCACACCTTCTGAGAGATTTAGAGAATTACTTGAAGGCTTCATAGCAACAATATACTCTGGCGGCAATTTAATGTCTTATTTGTTGGACAGATCGCGACAAAACATGAAGCTTAAAAATATTACCTTGCGAAAGTTTTCAGATACTCTTGGAGTGCTTTCGGAATTCTATGTAACATTACTAGTAGCAGGACCGCTTATTTTCGTTGTGATGCTATCGGTTATGGCTATGCTTGGAGGCGCCGGGTTCGGAATAATGAATCCAACCTTGCTGTTGATGCTTTTAACATACATTGTCCTACCTGTTGGCTCAGTCATCTTCATAATAATCTTGGATGCTCTTACGCCACGGTGGTGA
- a CDS encoding type II secretion system F family protein — translation MLKVETREKKIAWAVSIGLGLVIVATAVITLAGKPLFDEYLFFATVVAVFPTAVLNYLEYRWQKSIDEHLPDLFRSIVQAQQTGMPLPQALEEASKRNYGPLTAELRKMVNQMSWGLSFEEAFQEFGKRVDTALVQRTVPLIIEASRSGGRVEKVFAPMESFIQSTLNMEKERKAQTRPYIAIIYVAFFVFVFTIVLLFKTFFVKMGGSPIIGFSALTSEEAWRIFFHMSLMQAFFGGLVAGKMGEGTVSAGLKHSVILMATGYATLKLFTW, via the coding sequence GTGCTAAAAGTTGAAACACGGGAAAAGAAAATCGCTTGGGCAGTCTCTATCGGTTTAGGTCTCGTTATAGTAGCGACAGCAGTCATAACATTAGCGGGAAAACCCCTTTTTGACGAGTATCTTTTTTTCGCTACAGTAGTTGCTGTATTTCCTACTGCAGTGCTAAATTATTTAGAATACCGCTGGCAAAAATCAATAGACGAACACTTGCCCGACTTGTTTAGAAGCATTGTTCAGGCTCAACAGACAGGTATGCCTTTACCTCAAGCCTTGGAAGAAGCCTCAAAACGAAATTATGGTCCCCTAACTGCGGAGTTAAGGAAAATGGTGAATCAGATGTCTTGGGGTTTATCTTTTGAAGAGGCATTTCAAGAGTTTGGTAAGCGTGTTGACACTGCTCTAGTGCAGAGGACTGTACCTTTGATTATTGAGGCTAGCCGATCTGGAGGGCGCGTGGAGAAGGTCTTTGCTCCGATGGAAAGCTTTATTCAATCCACTCTTAACATGGAGAAGGAGCGAAAGGCTCAAACAAGACCTTACATCGCAATAATTTATGTTGCATTTTTTGTCTTCGTTTTTACTATAGTATTGCTTTTCAAAACGTTCTTCGTAAAAATGGGCGGTTCACCAATCATCGGTTTTTCCGCATTAACTTCTGAAGAAGCGTGGCGCATTTTCTTCCACATGAGCCTTATGCAAGCGTTTTTCGGCGGATTAGTTGCTGGAAAAATGGGTGAAGGAACCGTAAGCGCTGGGTTGAAACATAGTGTAATTCTCATGGCAACTGGATATGCTACTTTGAAACTGTTTACTTGGTGA
- a CDS encoding acyl-CoA dehydrogenase family protein, which produces MFHSNTPKVVFNLMEIFPWWNEKQKKLAEEAKTFADKNLSKGEEVAWTQEFPSTLLKEVAEKGWFGALIPKEYGGIELGVTGSCIIAEELGRICAALTAAYSVTMFGGVEQPIKFGNEEQKRKWLPQVAKGMLGGICITEPGVGSDAASIETTATQEGDHYVFNGKKRFITNAGMGDIYCVYARTSDHPEDRAKYRHLSAFIVEKDTPGFSLERINELGGWIGLPNGYLDFDDAKVPMSSRLGAEGEGWTILVDGLNFERNLFAAGMLGPMREAIRYAVGHSERRIQFKQPSINFEINQFKIADMFARLRTARLLVYHSAHLMDVKADAVMEATNAKLYTSEAYERHMIDAMQVMGGDGWTRFYPVEALMRDTQVNKLGAGTSEVMRMVLFRQGIRTMAEELKMPHRHMHPTLGVPISTLSLSPITEINEKTVLEMLAEDYKVNPGLYMSRNDMKALLTGVTDEKLDSIITALEAKGLVKLHRDRKRRIALAKASYKGLKEAKPLEDYKWFPEWAKKQLNI; this is translated from the coding sequence ATGTTTCATTCTAATACTCCAAAAGTCGTGTTTAATTTGATGGAGATATTTCCATGGTGGAATGAAAAGCAGAAGAAACTGGCTGAAGAAGCAAAAACTTTCGCCGACAAGAACTTGTCGAAAGGAGAAGAAGTCGCTTGGACCCAAGAATTTCCTTCAACCCTTCTTAAAGAAGTAGCAGAGAAGGGGTGGTTCGGTGCTCTCATTCCAAAAGAATATGGTGGTATAGAACTTGGCGTAACGGGCTCTTGCATCATTGCGGAGGAACTTGGTCGCATATGTGCTGCACTGACAGCGGCCTATTCGGTAACCATGTTTGGCGGTGTAGAACAACCCATAAAGTTTGGCAATGAAGAACAAAAGCGAAAGTGGTTGCCCCAAGTTGCAAAAGGCATGCTCGGAGGCATCTGTATAACCGAACCCGGTGTGGGTTCAGATGCGGCAAGCATCGAAACGACGGCGACACAGGAGGGCGACCACTATGTGTTTAATGGCAAGAAACGTTTTATTACCAATGCAGGTATGGGCGACATTTATTGTGTGTATGCTAGGACCAGCGACCATCCCGAAGACAGAGCAAAGTATAGGCATCTTAGTGCATTTATCGTTGAGAAAGATACACCAGGATTTTCCCTTGAGCGAATCAACGAGTTGGGAGGGTGGATTGGACTTCCCAATGGATACTTGGACTTTGATGATGCAAAGGTGCCTATGAGTTCTCGTTTGGGAGCCGAAGGCGAGGGTTGGACGATTCTTGTGGACGGGTTGAACTTTGAGAGAAATCTTTTCGCAGCTGGGATGCTTGGTCCTATGCGAGAAGCCATACGATATGCTGTTGGTCACTCAGAAAGACGTATTCAGTTCAAACAACCGTCAATTAATTTTGAGATTAATCAATTCAAAATTGCCGACATGTTTGCGAGACTGCGGACCGCACGATTACTTGTGTATCACTCAGCACATCTTATGGACGTGAAAGCAGACGCCGTGATGGAAGCAACGAACGCCAAGCTCTACACGTCAGAAGCCTACGAGAGACATATGATTGACGCGATGCAGGTTATGGGCGGAGATGGTTGGACACGGTTCTACCCAGTTGAAGCACTCATGAGAGACACCCAAGTCAACAAATTAGGCGCCGGAACCAGCGAAGTGATGAGAATGGTTCTGTTCAGACAGGGAATACGCACAATGGCTGAGGAGCTGAAGATGCCGCACCGTCACATGCATCCTACATTAGGAGTACCTATCTCAACCTTAAGCCTCTCACCTATCACAGAAATTAATGAAAAAACTGTGCTTGAAATGCTGGCAGAAGACTACAAAGTAAACCCAGGACTTTACATGAGCCGCAACGACATGAAAGCACTCTTAACAGGCGTGACAGATGAAAAGCTTGACAGCATCATAACCGCGTTAGAAGCCAAAGGACTCGTTAAACTCCATCGTGACAGAAAAAGAAGAATTGCTTTGGCAAAAGCCTCATACAAAGGGTTGAAAGAAGCAAAACCGCTTGAAGATTATAAATGGTTCCCTGAGTGGGCTAAGAAGCAACTCAACATCTAA
- a CDS encoding thiolase domain-containing protein, which produces MGVAIVGVGQTPFSRSCGTSIRELCFKAFRDALEDINLAPKEIDTSVICSAPEYDKQRSPAGLISEYLGLTPKPTFYAESICSSSSTGVKVGYSFVKSKLHDIVAVIGFQKMSEISSAEVQERMGRGADIQWESPFGTMMPAGYAMFAHAHMQKYGTTEEQLAKIKIKSAKYSLLNPLAMYRRAVTLEECLEARVIASPLKMFDCCANADGASCVIMASEEKAKKITDTPVWVAGIGAASDTLSTTSRTNLTGLDCAINAGKQAYRMAHVEAKDVDVAEVHDCFTIAEMMAYENLGFCKPGEGGKLIDESQTYIGGKIPVNVDGGLLSKGHPIGATGGSQIRTIVFQLQGIAGKTQVDGAEIGLVHNIGGIGLYGNVTILRR; this is translated from the coding sequence ATGGGTGTTGCAATTGTAGGAGTGGGGCAAACCCCTTTTAGTAGAAGTTGCGGGACAAGTATTCGAGAGCTGTGCTTCAAGGCATTCAGGGACGCTCTCGAAGACATCAATCTCGCACCTAAGGAGATAGACACCTCTGTGATTTGTTCCGCTCCAGAGTATGATAAGCAGAGAAGCCCAGCTGGACTGATATCTGAATATCTCGGTCTAACCCCCAAGCCAACGTTCTACGCCGAGTCTATTTGCTCTTCAAGCAGTACAGGGGTAAAAGTTGGGTACAGCTTCGTAAAATCCAAACTTCACGATATAGTTGCAGTAATCGGTTTCCAAAAGATGTCAGAAATATCCTCAGCAGAAGTCCAAGAAAGGATGGGTAGAGGCGCAGATATACAATGGGAGTCACCCTTCGGCACCATGATGCCAGCTGGCTATGCAATGTTCGCCCACGCCCACATGCAAAAATATGGAACCACTGAAGAGCAGCTGGCAAAGATTAAGATTAAAAGCGCAAAATACTCGCTCTTAAACCCCTTGGCTATGTATCGAAGAGCAGTAACGTTGGAAGAGTGTCTAGAAGCTAGAGTTATAGCAAGCCCATTAAAGATGTTTGACTGTTGCGCAAACGCAGATGGCGCTTCGTGCGTGATCATGGCAAGTGAAGAAAAGGCCAAGAAGATAACGGACACCCCGGTTTGGGTGGCAGGGATAGGCGCTGCAAGCGATACTCTATCCACAACGAGTAGGACTAATTTAACTGGTCTTGACTGTGCGATTAATGCTGGAAAGCAGGCTTACAGGATGGCTCATGTAGAGGCAAAGGATGTGGATGTGGCGGAGGTGCATGACTGCTTTACGATAGCTGAAATGATGGCATATGAAAACCTGGGCTTTTGCAAACCTGGCGAGGGAGGTAAGCTAATTGATGAATCACAAACGTACATTGGGGGCAAGATCCCTGTGAATGTTGATGGAGGGTTGCTGTCTAAAGGACATCCAATAGGTGCAACCGGGGGTTCGCAAATCAGAACGATTGTGTTCCAACTCCAAGGAATAGCCGGCAAAACCCAGGTTGACGGCGCTGAAATCGGTCTAGTCCATAACATTGGTGGGATTGGATTGTATGGAAATGTGACGATACTGCGAAGGTGA
- a CDS encoding Zn-ribbon domain-containing OB-fold protein: MSFSKFGKISYVSETKVADFVKYLEEGKTMATRCSKCGKLYFPPRADCPDDLSMDMTWEELSGRCKLLTYTLAHFAPTGFQDDLPYTIALAQCEEGVKVYALLSKDINGDEIRIGMDLRLTPLRLPNGRITYELKKV, translated from the coding sequence ATGAGTTTTAGCAAGTTTGGGAAGATAAGTTATGTTTCAGAGACTAAGGTAGCGGATTTTGTGAAGTACTTAGAGGAAGGAAAAACCATGGCAACCAGATGCAGCAAATGTGGAAAACTCTACTTTCCTCCTAGAGCTGATTGCCCAGATGATTTGTCAATGGACATGACGTGGGAGGAGTTAAGCGGAAGATGTAAACTACTCACATATACCTTGGCTCATTTCGCACCAACTGGCTTCCAAGACGATTTGCCTTATACTATTGCCTTAGCACAATGTGAAGAAGGTGTAAAAGTATATGCACTTTTGAGCAAAGACATAAATGGAGACGAAATCCGCATCGGCATGGATCTCCGACTCACGCCACTCCGATTACCCAATGGCAGAATCACCTACGAGCTGAAAAAGGTTTAA
- a CDS encoding LLM class flavin-dependent oxidoreductase, translating to MRAYGSIKFGVECPNYPWEVIRDTAMLAEKIGFDSYWIPDHLVATGVRRWDALHAWSTLCALAVQTKKIKLATGVSDTYRHHPAALAQMAATCDVLSEGRAILGIGLGEAMNLVPFGIPYDKPVGRTIEAIQIIRRLFTEDFVDFKGKYYELKKAFLRPKPAVPISETEYRSTVPIFIAASSPRTMRVTAQYGDGWLPANLVPEEYKNNLEKIRETAKKYERDPSSIEPAHFMYAVVAKDAETARKSMMLTGKMMLLSRPRILEKIGFEPPTYDFEMTFKLVFPRDGKSWLAKSRELPDDVVEKSPFLFGSPDDIIDKLDEFAKAGCRHFVMNFQVSPRILKETCQLFAEKVMPYFKEK from the coding sequence ATGAGAGCCTATGGATCAATAAAGTTCGGTGTCGAATGCCCTAACTATCCTTGGGAAGTCATACGCGATACTGCCATGTTGGCAGAGAAGATCGGATTCGACTCCTATTGGATTCCTGATCACCTTGTGGCTACCGGAGTAAGGCGTTGGGATGCTCTACACGCTTGGAGCACTCTTTGTGCCCTTGCTGTACAAACGAAAAAAATCAAGCTGGCTACTGGCGTGAGCGACACCTACCGGCATCATCCTGCTGCTTTAGCTCAAATGGCAGCGACTTGTGATGTCTTATCAGAAGGTCGGGCGATACTTGGGATAGGCCTAGGTGAGGCGATGAACCTGGTACCTTTTGGCATTCCTTATGACAAGCCAGTGGGAAGAACGATTGAGGCTATCCAGATTATCCGAAGATTGTTTACTGAAGATTTTGTTGATTTCAAAGGGAAATACTATGAGTTGAAGAAAGCCTTCCTACGACCTAAACCCGCGGTACCGATTTCTGAAACAGAGTATCGGTCTACTGTTCCAATATTTATTGCTGCAAGTTCACCGAGAACCATGAGGGTGACAGCCCAATATGGCGACGGATGGTTGCCTGCAAACTTGGTGCCTGAAGAGTATAAGAATAACCTCGAAAAAATACGAGAAACAGCGAAGAAGTATGAGAGAGATCCTTCGAGTATAGAGCCTGCCCATTTCATGTACGCAGTAGTTGCTAAGGACGCAGAAACCGCTAGAAAGAGTATGATGCTGACTGGTAAGATGATGCTATTATCAAGGCCGAGGATACTCGAAAAAATTGGATTCGAACCTCCTACATACGACTTTGAGATGACATTTAAACTTGTTTTTCCGCGGGACGGGAAATCTTGGCTGGCGAAGTCTAGGGAGCTGCCAGATGATGTCGTTGAAAAGTCACCCTTCCTCTTTGGGTCGCCCGATGATATCATAGACAAGCTTGACGAGTTCGCTAAAGCTGGTTGTCGCCACTTTGTAATGAATTTTCAGGTCTCACCAAGGATTCTGAAGGAAACCTGCCAGCTTTTCGCGGAGAAAGTTATGCCCTACTTCAAGGAGAAGTAA